GAAATCGGCGTTGACGTTCCCGACTTTCCTGAAGCGTTGCGTCGAGCCCTGCGAATGGATCCGGACGTGATCCTCGTGGGGGAAATGCGAGACCTCGATACCATCTCGGCTGCGATTACCGCGGCTGAAACCGGCCACGTAGTGTTCGGCACGCTGCATACGACGGGGGCCCAGGGTACGGTCGACCGAATCATCGACGTCTTCCCGACCACACAGCAGGAACAGATTCGTACCCAGCTGTCGGTCGCCATTATCGGGGTGCTCAGCCAGGCGCTGATGCCGAAGCAGCCTAAAGGGCTGGTCGCCGCTTATGAACTGCTGGTGGTCACGCCGGCCATCGCGAACCTGATTCGCGAAGCCAAGACCTATCGAATCAACTCGAGTATTCAGACCGGACGTAAGTACGGGATGCAGCTGCTCGATGACGCCCTGTTCAATCTCTGGAAGACCGGTCTGTGTAAAGAAGACGATGTTGTGATGAAGTCGAACAACCCGGGCGAACTCAAGGCCAAGATTACGATGGCCAAGAAGGGTCTGCTCGAGGACGACGAAGATGAGGACGAAGACGACGACGATTGATTCTCAGGTCGGTGACAGCCGACGGGAATCGCGGAGCACTCCGCAGGATGAACCAACGAAGACAGGCCAACAACAACGATGAGTCGGGAAGCAGGTTGACATATGGCACGGCGTAAGCTGGGACAGGTTCTGGTCGATCTCGGTTACATGACCGAGGATCAGCTCTGGGATGTGCTTGAAGAACAAAAGCAAAGTCCCGGTGAACTGATTGGCCAGGTTGCCGTCCGCATGGGCTTCGTGACGGAATCACAGGTCACGGAAGCTCTGGCGGAGCAACATGGGATGCCGGTCGTCAACCTGGCAGAGACCAACATCCCGCCCAAGGTGCTGGAACTTGTTCCGGAAACCATGGCCGCCGTTTATAAGATCATCCCGATCTCGCAGAAAGATGGCATTCTGACCGTCGCCATGGCCAACCCGGCCAACGTGGCGGCTCTGGACGATCTGCGGAACTTCCTCGGCGTTGAGGTTCGCGGAGCGGTCTCATCACTGGCGGATGTCGAAGCGGCTCTGACACGGGTTTATGCCGGTCACGAGGACAGCATTGAAGACGTTATCGGCCAGCTTGAGGCGGGCAACGAAGACGACGGCAAGATGCGCGGGATCGACATCGGCGACATGGAAGAAATGTCCGATGCCGCTCCAATCCGTAAGCTGCTCAATATGATTTTGCTGCTGGCCATCAAGGACCAGGCGAGCGATATTCACTTTGAGCCATTCGAAGACGAATTCAAGGTTCGCGTCAAGGCGGACGGCGTGCTCTACGAAATGGTGCCGCCACCACGCCACCTCGCGAACGCCATTGTTTCCCGAATCAAGGTCATGTCCGAGCTCGATATCGCCGAGCGGCGTCTGCCGCAGGACGGTCGAATCGAACTTAACGTCGGGGGCAACCCGGTCGACCTGCGTGTCTCGGTGCTGCCGACCATTAACGGCGAATCGGTCGTTATGCGAGTGCTCGACCGGACCGTGATTCAGCTCGATCTGAATAAGATCGGGATGGATGCCAATACACTCAACCGGTTCCGCCGGATGCTGAAGCTGCCGAACGGTATCGTCCTGGTCACGGGTCCCACGGGGTCCGGCAAGACGACGACGCTCTACTCGGCTCTGAACGAACTCAACGATATTGAAACCAAGGTCATCACGACCGAAGACCCGATCGAATACGAAATCGATGGTCTCATTCAGGTGCCGGTCAATCCGGACATCGATGTGACCTTCGCGAACGTGCTGCGGGCCATTCTGCGGCACGATCCGGACAAGATTCTGATTGGCGAAATTCGAGACTACGAAACGGCGGAAATCGCCGTGCAGTCGGCGCTCACGGGTCACCTCGTATTCAGCACGCTGCACACGAACGACGCTCCTTCGGCTGTCACGCGTCTGCGAGATATGGGAGTCCAGCCGTTCCTCATTACAGCGACTGTGGAAGGGATTCTCGCTCAGCGACTGGTGCGAAAGATCTGCACCGAATGTCGGTCTGAGTTCGAACCTTCCGACGAACTGCTGATGGAACTTCAGCTGCCGATTCAACAGGCACGACAATACAAATTCTATTACGGCAAGGGCTGTGCCCGCTGTAACAACGGCGGTTACAAAGGTCGAACCGGGCTGTACGAACTGATGAATGTCGACGACGACATCCGCGACCTGGTGTCGAGCAACGCGTCGGTGGATGAAATGCGGAACCTGGCACGAAGCCAGGGAATGACCACGCTGCGGGAGTCGGGACTCAAGTTGATCTTCGACGGAGTCACGACAATCGACGAGGTGGTCCGCGAGACCGTCATGGA
The genomic region above belongs to Rubinisphaera margarita and contains:
- a CDS encoding type IV pilus twitching motility protein PilT is translated as MATVQIDKLLETVVRERVSDLHITTEQPPVIRSGGRMLRLETKTLTPDDTVALMKSITPERNQQELQEVGGTDFGFAFGEKARFRVAVFKQRGQIGMVLRRIPNEFLTFAQLGLPPIIADLIKRPRGLFLVTGPTGSGKTTSLASMINYLNDTIDHHIITLEDPIEYYHKHKKCTINQREIGVDVPDFPEALRRALRMDPDVILVGEMRDLDTISAAITAAETGHVVFGTLHTTGAQGTVDRIIDVFPTTQQEQIRTQLSVAIIGVLSQALMPKQPKGLVAAYELLVVTPAIANLIREAKTYRINSSIQTGRKYGMQLLDDALFNLWKTGLCKEDDVVMKSNNPGELKAKITMAKKGLLEDDEDEDEDDDD
- a CDS encoding GspE/PulE family protein, which translates into the protein MARRKLGQVLVDLGYMTEDQLWDVLEEQKQSPGELIGQVAVRMGFVTESQVTEALAEQHGMPVVNLAETNIPPKVLELVPETMAAVYKIIPISQKDGILTVAMANPANVAALDDLRNFLGVEVRGAVSSLADVEAALTRVYAGHEDSIEDVIGQLEAGNEDDGKMRGIDIGDMEEMSDAAPIRKLLNMILLLAIKDQASDIHFEPFEDEFKVRVKADGVLYEMVPPPRHLANAIVSRIKVMSELDIAERRLPQDGRIELNVGGNPVDLRVSVLPTINGESVVMRVLDRTVIQLDLNKIGMDANTLNRFRRMLKLPNGIVLVTGPTGSGKTTTLYSALNELNDIETKVITTEDPIEYEIDGLIQVPVNPDIDVTFANVLRAILRHDPDKILIGEIRDYETAEIAVQSALTGHLVFSTLHTNDAPSAVTRLRDMGVQPFLITATVEGILAQRLVRKICTECRSEFEPSDELLMELQLPIQQARQYKFYYGKGCARCNNGGYKGRTGLYELMNVDDDIRDLVSSNASVDEMRNLARSQGMTTLRESGLKLIFDGVTTIDEVVRETVMEDLD